From the Leptotrichia sp. oral taxon 221 genome, one window contains:
- the ychF gene encoding redox-regulated ATPase YchF yields the protein MIGIGIVGLPNVGKSTLFNAITKTQNAEAANYPFATIEPNVGLVSVPDPRLDNLAKIINPQRTLGATVEFVDIAGLVKGASKGEGLGNQFLSNIRNTAAICQVVRCFDDDNIIHVEGSVDPIRDIETINAELIFSDMDTVDRAIQKNQKLARGGNAEGKELLAVLERCKAHLEEFKLLKTLNFTQREEDLIRVYQFLTIKPMMFAANISEDDLTQGIENDYVKKVREFAAEHDSEVVTFSAKVEAELIEIEDEEERQMFIEELGITEPSLNRLIRGGFKLLGLITYFTAGEKEVRAWTIKKGTLAPKAASEIHSDIEKGFIRAEVVSFDKFIEYNGWAGSKEKGAMRLEGKEYVVNDGDVMFFRFNV from the coding sequence ATGATAGGAATAGGAATAGTAGGATTACCAAATGTAGGAAAATCGACATTGTTTAATGCGATTACAAAAACACAAAATGCAGAGGCAGCAAATTATCCGTTTGCAACAATTGAGCCAAATGTAGGATTAGTTAGTGTGCCAGATCCAAGATTAGATAATTTGGCAAAAATAATAAATCCTCAAAGAACATTGGGAGCGACAGTTGAGTTTGTTGATATTGCTGGGCTTGTAAAAGGTGCTTCAAAAGGAGAAGGATTAGGGAATCAATTTTTATCAAATATAAGAAATACAGCGGCTATTTGTCAAGTTGTTAGATGTTTTGATGATGATAATATTATTCACGTTGAAGGAAGCGTTGATCCGATTAGAGACATTGAAACAATTAATGCAGAGTTGATTTTTTCTGATATGGATACAGTTGATAGAGCAATTCAAAAGAATCAAAAATTGGCAAGAGGTGGAAATGCTGAAGGTAAAGAATTATTGGCTGTATTAGAAAGATGTAAAGCTCATTTGGAAGAGTTCAAATTATTGAAAACATTGAATTTCACTCAAAGAGAAGAAGATTTGATTAGAGTTTATCAATTTTTAACAATAAAACCAATGATGTTTGCAGCAAATATTTCTGAAGATGATTTGACTCAAGGAATTGAAAATGATTATGTTAAAAAAGTAAGAGAATTTGCAGCAGAACATGATAGTGAAGTTGTAACTTTTTCGGCAAAAGTTGAAGCAGAATTGATTGAGATTGAAGATGAAGAAGAAAGACAAATGTTTATCGAAGAATTAGGAATTACAGAACCTAGCTTAAACAGATTAATTAGAGGTGGTTTCAAATTATTAGGATTAATCACGTACTTTACAGCTGGAGAAAAAGAAGTAAGAGCTTGGACAATAAAAAAAGGAACTCTTGCACCAAAAGCAGCTTCGGAAATTCATTCTGATATTGAAAAAGGATTCATAAGAGCAGAAGTTGTTTCATTCGACAAGTTTATTGAGTATAATGGATGGGCAGGTTCTAAAGAAAAAGGAGCAATGCGTCTTGAAGGTAAAGAATATGTTGTAAATGATGGAGATGTAATGTTCTTTAGATTTAATGTATAA
- a CDS encoding YiiX/YebB-like N1pC/P60 family cysteine hydrolase — MIYSFPNIESKIKKIILLLVMMIMAISCQSIVPNYKWYSTKELVEKSDKLKPGDILILSKEPTLRSMWGHAAIINENRKIVEFPSYSIGYSESPIYSWRAINRQVSVMRLKNIDDDFRSALFKEIDKTLTKPYGITFNKTFDKRLYCSQFVYLVFKKAGIDVGRNVDLDSNGGGMVMPFDILESPLLENIDLYE; from the coding sequence ATGATTTATAGTTTTCCAAATATAGAATCGAAGATAAAAAAAATTATTCTATTGCTTGTAATGATGATAATGGCTATTTCTTGCCAGTCTATTGTTCCAAATTACAAGTGGTATTCGACTAAGGAATTAGTTGAAAAATCTGATAAATTAAAACCTGGAGATATTTTAATTTTATCTAAAGAGCCTACGTTACGTTCAATGTGGGGACATGCAGCTATTATTAATGAAAACAGGAAAATAGTTGAATTTCCTTCCTATTCGATAGGTTATAGTGAAAGTCCAATTTATTCTTGGCGAGCAATTAACAGACAAGTTTCTGTAATGCGTTTAAAAAATATTGATGATGATTTTAGAAGTGCACTATTTAAAGAGATTGATAAAACTCTGACAAAACCTTACGGAATTACTTTTAACAAAACTTTTGATAAACGACTTTATTGTTCACAATTTGTTTATCTCGTATTTAAAAAAGCTGGTATAGATGTCGGAAGAAATGTTGATTTGGATTCAAATGGTGGAGGAATGGTTATGCCTTTTGATATTTTAGAATCACCACTTTTAGAAAATATTGATTTATATGAATAA
- the rplU gene encoding 50S ribosomal protein L21 has protein sequence MFAVIKTGGKQYKVEVGTVLKVEKLAAEVNSDVEIKEVLLVGEGDNVKVGTPVVEGATVVATVKEHGKGDKKINFKYNKKTYYRKKGHRQSFTTIEVKSINA, from the coding sequence ATGTTTGCAGTAATTAAAACAGGTGGAAAACAATATAAAGTTGAAGTTGGAACTGTATTAAAAGTTGAAAAATTAGCTGCTGAAGTAAATTCAGATGTTGAAATTAAAGAAGTTCTATTGGTGGGAGAAGGAGATAACGTTAAAGTTGGAACTCCAGTAGTAGAAGGAGCTACAGTTGTAGCAACAGTTAAAGAACACGGAAAAGGTGATAAAAAAATCAACTTTAAATATAACAAAAAAACTTATTATAGAAAAAAAGGACATAGACAATCATTCACAACTATTGAAGTTAAATCAATAAATGCGTAA
- a CDS encoding ribosomal-processing cysteine protease Prp, giving the protein MIEIKIQRKNDKIVHFEIRGHANSSEYGQDIVCAAISSVSQMTLNGLLEVLEFKNLKYEEKEGYIVCDLENSDLTEDEREKAFILTESMYKYIEEVAKAYKKYVKLTIKEVRK; this is encoded by the coding sequence ATGATAGAAATAAAAATTCAAAGAAAAAATGATAAAATTGTTCATTTTGAAATTAGAGGACATGCTAATTCAAGTGAATATGGACAAGATATAGTTTGTGCGGCTATTTCTTCTGTTTCACAAATGACATTAAATGGTCTTCTTGAAGTATTAGAATTTAAAAATTTGAAGTATGAAGAAAAAGAAGGATACATAGTTTGTGATTTAGAAAATTCTGATTTGACAGAAGATGAACGTGAAAAAGCATTTATCTTAACAGAATCAATGTATAAATATATTGAAGAAGTAGCAAAAGCTTATAAAAAATATGTGAAATTAACAATTAAGGAGGTTAGAAAATGA
- the rpmA gene encoding 50S ribosomal protein L27, with the protein MILKLNLQLFASKKGQGSTRNGRDSNPKYLGVKKYDGELVKAGNIIVRQRGTKFYAGTNAGLGKDYTLFALTDGYVKFENFGKGKKRISIYPERAEA; encoded by the coding sequence ATGATATTAAAATTAAACTTACAGTTATTTGCCTCAAAAAAAGGACAAGGATCAACTAGAAATGGTAGGGATTCAAATCCTAAATATTTAGGAGTAAAAAAATACGACGGTGAATTAGTAAAAGCTGGAAATATTATCGTAAGACAAAGAGGAACTAAATTCTATGCAGGAACAAATGCTGGATTAGGAAAAGATTATACATTATTCGCTTTAACAGATGGATATGTAAAATTTGAAAATTTCGGAAAAGGTAAAAAAAGAATTAGTATTTACCCTGAAAGAGCAGAAGCTTAA
- a CDS encoding PEP/pyruvate-binding domain-containing protein: protein MKYIYDISENNGYKENIKIGKKAQNLNDLLKNGFNVPYFFVISNEYFEKIIFSKINKSLNIYDWNDVINNNNSKNLLQKIKDIIEDHTFENEFLKELYSYLKNDEYYAVRSSSIEEDSDSFSFAGQFETFLYIKKEEVLQNIKKIWISSFSDHIMKYRKEQKINNKINVPAIIVQKMVNSKKSGIAFSANPVNQNKNEIVISATFGLGNSLVDGIESGDLFVLDKNFKILSKKIKEKTVKQNFDYDKKTIKLEEINDSSEVLNENELKKLTENIINIEKLYSLPQDIEWAYENNSLYILQSRPITTFKTNNNQILNDSNTIIWDNGNVIESFPEITLPLTFSFAKNAYTEVYKQFAEIIGVSKKIINYYNPVFDNMLGILNGRIYNNLINWYKMLLLVPNAKKNNTFMEQMLGVTDELKGINFEENLTDAYKNMNSFEKFLSFTKKIKAGFFLFLNMFFINYRAKKFCQMIEENTKNNEEKIAKMNISELKNYYDLLENKLLKKWNVSISNDFLVMVWFGISKKLTDKFIKTNADEIHNILISQKGKDIISVEPAKYIEKLSFLLKKDTTLQEEVKNIITEKKDIFTKNSKFNELLNEYLDKFGNRAIYELKLESLTLKENPIFLLEMIYSLSLKNNENSKEETDISTEQKNIYKNIKINIFKKFLLKISIFYAQKFIKIREKLRFQRTIVFALAKNIFKQIGIYLKNSNIINNERDIFYMTTNEIFGLINASIIDTNIKKIIEIRKKNYDIYKQLTPLPNRFLTKGFIGENFFFQDLTSSEIIQHDEKKNLLRGTPCSKGIVRGFIKVIANPANEKIEKDDIVVTKSTDPSWVMVFPLLKGLIVEVGSLLSHSAIISRELGIPSIVGVSNATQLLKTGDYIEFDGSTGIIHKIDLKKTSKE, encoded by the coding sequence ATGAAATATATCTACGATATTTCCGAAAATAATGGTTATAAAGAAAATATCAAAATTGGTAAAAAAGCTCAAAATCTAAATGACTTGTTGAAAAATGGATTTAATGTTCCATATTTTTTTGTTATTAGCAACGAATATTTTGAGAAAATAATTTTTTCTAAAATTAATAAATCTCTGAATATTTACGATTGGAATGATGTAATTAATAACAATAATAGCAAAAACTTATTGCAAAAAATAAAAGATATTATTGAAGACCATACTTTTGAAAATGAATTTTTGAAAGAGCTTTATTCTTATTTGAAAAATGATGAATATTATGCTGTTCGTTCGTCTTCGATTGAAGAAGATAGCGATTCATTCTCATTTGCTGGTCAGTTTGAGACATTTTTGTATATCAAAAAAGAGGAAGTTCTTCAAAATATTAAAAAAATATGGATTTCTTCATTTTCAGATCATATTATGAAATATCGAAAAGAGCAAAAAATTAATAATAAAATTAATGTTCCTGCTATTATTGTCCAAAAAATGGTGAATTCTAAAAAATCTGGAATAGCTTTTAGTGCAAATCCTGTTAATCAAAATAAAAATGAAATAGTAATTTCTGCAACTTTTGGATTGGGAAATTCTCTCGTTGACGGTATTGAAAGTGGAGATTTATTTGTTTTAGATAAAAATTTTAAAATTTTAAGCAAAAAAATTAAAGAAAAAACTGTAAAACAAAATTTTGATTATGATAAAAAAACAATTAAACTTGAAGAAATAAATGATTCGAGTGAAGTTTTAAATGAAAATGAATTAAAAAAACTTACCGAAAACATAATAAACATTGAGAAATTATATTCTTTACCTCAAGATATCGAATGGGCCTATGAAAATAATTCTCTTTATATCTTACAATCTAGACCAATTACAACTTTCAAAACTAATAATAATCAAATTTTAAATGATTCCAATACGATTATTTGGGACAATGGTAACGTTATCGAAAGTTTCCCTGAAATCACTTTACCTCTAACATTTAGCTTTGCAAAAAATGCTTACACAGAAGTTTACAAACAGTTTGCTGAAATTATTGGTGTTTCAAAAAAAATAATCAATTATTATAACCCTGTTTTTGATAATATGCTTGGTATCTTGAATGGGCGAATTTATAATAATCTTATTAACTGGTACAAAATGTTGCTTCTTGTTCCAAATGCTAAGAAAAATAATACTTTCATGGAACAAATGCTCGGAGTAACTGACGAATTAAAGGGAATAAATTTTGAAGAAAATTTGACTGATGCTTACAAAAATATGAATTCGTTTGAAAAATTTCTTAGTTTTACAAAAAAAATAAAAGCTGGATTTTTCCTATTTTTGAATATGTTTTTTATAAATTATCGTGCAAAAAAATTCTGTCAAATGATTGAAGAAAACACTAAAAATAATGAAGAAAAAATTGCTAAAATGAATATTTCTGAATTGAAAAATTATTATGATTTACTTGAAAATAAACTTCTTAAAAAATGGAATGTCTCTATATCAAATGATTTTCTAGTAATGGTTTGGTTTGGAATTTCAAAAAAATTAACAGATAAATTTATAAAAACAAATGCTGATGAAATTCATAACATTCTTATTTCTCAAAAAGGAAAAGATATCATTAGTGTCGAACCCGCAAAATATATTGAAAAATTGAGTTTTCTCTTAAAAAAAGATACAACTTTACAAGAAGAAGTAAAAAATATTATTACAGAAAAGAAAGACATTTTCACAAAAAATTCTAAATTTAATGAACTTTTAAACGAATATTTAGATAAATTTGGAAACCGAGCGATTTATGAATTAAAGCTGGAATCATTGACTTTAAAAGAAAATCCAATATTTTTACTTGAAATGATTTATTCACTTTCTCTAAAAAATAATGAAAATTCTAAGGAGGAAACTGATATTTCAACAGAACAAAAAAATATTTACAAAAATATCAAAATTAATATTTTCAAAAAATTTCTATTAAAAATATCAATTTTTTATGCACAAAAATTTATTAAAATACGTGAAAAATTAAGATTTCAGCGAACTATCGTTTTTGCTCTTGCCAAAAACATATTTAAACAAATTGGAATTTATCTAAAAAATAGTAATATTATAAATAATGAGCGAGATATTTTTTATATGACTACAAATGAAATTTTCGGATTAATAAATGCTTCTATAATTGACACAAATATAAAAAAAATTATTGAAATACGAAAAAAGAATTATGATATTTACAAACAATTAACACCTCTTCCGAATCGTTTTTTAACAAAAGGATTTATTGGAGAAAATTTCTTTTTTCAAGATTTAACATCTTCAGAAATTATACAACATGATGAAAAGAAAAATTTATTAAGAGGAACGCCTTGTAGTAAAGGAATTGTGAGAGGTTTTATCAAAGTAATTGCAAATCCTGCAAATGAAAAAATAGAAAAAGATGACATCGTAGTAACAAAATCTACTGATCCTAGCTGGGTTATGGTTTTTCCATTGTTAAAAGGACTTATTGTCGAAGTTGGAAGTCTTCTTTCTCACAGTGCCATTATTTCTCGAGAATTAGGAATTCCATCTATTGTCGGTGTCTCAAATGCAACTCAATTACTAAAAACTGGCGATTACATAGAATTCGATGGAAGTACTGGAATTATACATAAAATCGACTTAAAAAAAACTTCCAAAGAATAA
- a CDS encoding ABC-F family ATP-binding cassette domain-containing protein, which translates to MISTSNLSVQFGGRKLFDEVDIKFTPGNCYGIIGPNGAGKSTFLKILTGEMDSTSGEVIIDKGKRLSFLKQDHFAYEDEEVLNVVMMGHAKLYDIMKQKEKLYSKEEFTEEDGILASELEGEFAELDGWDAETNAEKFLIGLGIGPDLHHKLMKELTEPEKVKVLLAQAIFGNPDILLLDEPTNGLDLHAVKWLEDFLMDLENTTVLVVSHDRHFLNKVCTHIADIDYGKIKMFVGNYDFWYESNQLMQELIRNQNKKMEQKKKELQDFIARFSANASKSKQATSRKKQLEKLQFEDMQVSNRKYPYIEFKPDREAGNNLLKVENLSKTIDGEKIFENVSFTINTGDKVVLLSRNDIAKTTLFQILAGEMEPDSGTYEWGITTSQSYFPKDNSEYFEDVDLSLIDWLRQFSKDQDEQYVRGFLGRMLFSGEEAKKSAKVLSGGEKVRCMLSRMMLSGANVLMLDNPTDHLDLESITSLNKSLERFDGTVLFTTHDHEFIQTVATKIIEITPNGILEKEMEYDDYLNDEKVQDRLEELYGK; encoded by the coding sequence TTGATATCAACTAGTAACTTATCAGTTCAGTTTGGTGGAAGAAAACTTTTCGATGAAGTTGACATAAAATTCACACCAGGAAACTGTTACGGTATAATCGGTCCTAATGGAGCTGGAAAATCTACATTTTTAAAAATCCTAACTGGAGAAATGGATTCAACTTCTGGAGAAGTTATTATTGACAAAGGTAAAAGATTATCATTCTTAAAACAAGATCACTTTGCTTACGAAGATGAGGAAGTTTTAAACGTTGTAATGATGGGACATGCAAAATTATACGATATTATGAAACAAAAAGAGAAACTTTACTCTAAAGAAGAATTTACTGAAGAAGACGGAATATTAGCGTCTGAATTAGAAGGGGAATTCGCTGAATTAGACGGTTGGGACGCTGAAACAAATGCAGAAAAATTCTTAATTGGATTAGGAATTGGTCCTGATTTACATCACAAATTAATGAAAGAATTAACGGAACCTGAAAAAGTAAAAGTTTTATTGGCACAAGCTATTTTTGGTAATCCTGATATTTTATTATTAGATGAGCCTACAAATGGACTTGATTTACACGCTGTAAAATGGTTGGAAGATTTCTTAATGGATTTGGAAAACACAACTGTTTTAGTTGTTTCGCATGACAGACACTTTTTAAATAAAGTTTGTACTCACATTGCTGATATCGACTATGGAAAAATTAAAATGTTCGTTGGAAACTATGATTTCTGGTACGAATCAAACCAATTAATGCAAGAATTAATTAGAAACCAAAATAAAAAAATGGAGCAAAAGAAAAAAGAATTACAAGATTTCATCGCAAGATTCTCTGCAAATGCTTCAAAATCTAAACAAGCAACAAGCCGTAAAAAACAATTGGAAAAATTACAATTCGAGGATATGCAAGTTTCTAACAGAAAATATCCTTATATTGAATTCAAACCAGACAGAGAAGCTGGAAATAACTTATTGAAAGTTGAAAATTTAAGTAAAACAATTGATGGAGAAAAAATCTTTGAAAATGTTTCATTCACAATAAATACTGGAGATAAAGTTGTTCTTTTATCAAGAAATGATATCGCTAAAACTACTTTATTCCAAATTTTAGCAGGTGAAATGGAACCTGATTCAGGAACTTACGAATGGGGAATTACAACTTCACAAAGCTATTTCCCTAAAGATAATTCAGAATATTTTGAAGATGTTGATTTATCATTAATTGATTGGTTAAGACAATTTTCTAAAGATCAAGACGAACAATATGTAAGAGGATTTTTAGGAAGAATGCTTTTCTCGGGTGAAGAAGCTAAAAAATCAGCTAAAGTTTTATCTGGAGGAGAAAAAGTTAGATGTATGTTGTCAAGAATGATGTTATCTGGTGCAAACGTTTTAATGCTTGATAATCCTACAGATCACTTGGATTTGGAATCAATTACTTCATTAAATAAATCATTGGAAAGATTTGACGGAACTGTTTTATTCACTACTCACGACCACGAGTTTATCCAAACAGTTGCAACAAAAATTATTGAAATCACACCTAATGGAATTCTTGAAAAAGAAATGGAATATGATGATTATTTAAACGATGAAAAAGTTCAAGATAGATTAGAAGAATTATATGGTAAATAA
- a CDS encoding SseB family protein — MEKTIENVRLKKLLKQQNSEIENDELQNDILEEIVFNSQFLCYIHYKKESLKKNHFENKKIEKKISLTFQTVNSGDGKVYYPAFTDLEELKKGLRNDSKDVTLMIMNFDDYASLVRKNMERMAGVVINPFGDLFVMSSKWIEMLKQHKDKIKDARESAKKEIEYTDSIDVSKKIKIELRKVLKKFPNIQKAWLLNLNFRDIKRNVIVIQNEIDYEESLQKLSEKIMENLPNQSMIIENYETLKENELLEENLPFYKKRKFLINL; from the coding sequence ATGGAAAAAACAATAGAAAATGTTAGATTAAAAAAATTATTAAAACAACAAAATAGTGAAATTGAAAATGATGAGTTACAAAATGATATTTTAGAAGAAATAGTTTTTAACTCACAATTTTTATGTTACATTCATTATAAAAAAGAATCCTTGAAAAAAAATCATTTTGAAAATAAGAAAATCGAGAAAAAAATAAGTTTAACTTTTCAAACAGTTAATTCAGGTGACGGAAAGGTTTATTATCCAGCTTTTACAGATTTGGAAGAATTGAAAAAAGGTTTGAGAAATGATAGTAAAGATGTTACGCTAATGATTATGAATTTTGATGATTATGCTTCTTTGGTTAGAAAAAACATGGAACGAATGGCAGGAGTTGTCATAAATCCGTTTGGTGATTTGTTTGTGATGTCTAGTAAATGGATAGAAATGTTGAAACAGCATAAAGATAAAATAAAGGATGCGAGGGAATCGGCTAAAAAAGAGATAGAATACACCGATTCGATAGATGTGTCAAAGAAAATAAAAATTGAATTGCGAAAAGTATTGAAGAAATTTCCAAATATTCAAAAAGCATGGTTGTTAAATCTTAATTTTAGAGATATTAAACGGAATGTTATTGTTATTCAAAATGAAATTGATTATGAAGAAAGTTTACAAAAATTGAGTGAGAAAATAATGGAAAATCTACCCAATCAGTCAATGATTATAGAAAATTATGAGACTTTGAAGGAAAATGAGCTTTTAGAAGAAAATTTGCCATTTTACAAAAAAAGAAAATTTCTTATAAATTTATAG
- a CDS encoding NUDIX hydrolase produces the protein MDNSFKFLKGAKMIHPTTGITLEYLDKSNAVCFVLFNETREKVILVKQFRPGSNSEMLEIIAGLIDKGEDPLTAAFRELREETGYEKEDVTDFEELPHGLYVSPGYTTENLYFFSARLKSDDITPKELRLDHGEDLVVEWIDVKDILEKSNDMKTILGVTYFSKNSKFVK, from the coding sequence ATGGATAATAGTTTTAAATTTTTAAAAGGTGCGAAAATGATACATCCAACAACAGGGATAACATTGGAATATTTAGATAAATCAAATGCAGTTTGTTTTGTTTTGTTTAATGAAACAAGAGAGAAAGTTATTTTGGTAAAACAGTTTAGACCTGGATCAAATAGTGAAATGTTGGAGATAATAGCAGGATTGATTGATAAAGGAGAGGATCCGTTGACTGCGGCATTTAGAGAATTGAGAGAGGAAACAGGTTATGAGAAAGAAGATGTGACAGATTTTGAAGAATTGCCACATGGTTTGTATGTGTCACCTGGTTATACGACTGAAAATCTTTACTTTTTCAGTGCTAGATTGAAATCTGATGATATTACGCCAAAAGAATTGAGATTGGATCATGGAGAAGATTTAGTCGTGGAATGGATAGATGTGAAGGATATTTTGGAAAAATCAAATGATATGAAAACAATTTTGGGTGTAACATATTTTTCAAAAAATAGTAAATTTGTAAAATAG